agggcagggtggggaCAGGTCCCACGGCCACCcatcctcagctctgcaggggcagggacaggtTTGGGGACCCGGGGGTGTCAGGGCAGGGGTTGCTCTCCTGAGGTTACTGTCACCCCCCCGTCAGTCCCTCAGCACCTGCCTCTGCTCCGTGCCATCCCTGTCCCCCGGGGGTCCCCAGTGATGTTGTCCATGGAGGGGGACACCAGGGCCAGGTCAGATGTGGGAGTGGGCCGGAACCGGTGGGCTGGGCCCCGCCGGAACCGCCCCCGGTACTTGTCCCCAGCCATGAAGTACAAGATGGGGTCGAGGCAGCTGTTGATGCTGGCCAGGGGCCGAGTGATCTTGTAGCTGAAGTTGATGATGTTGAGGGTCCTGCAGTCAGCCTGGAAGTAGCGGGAGGTGTAGTAGAGGGTGCGGGTGACGTGGAAGGGCACGAAGCAGATGGCAAAGACAGCGAGCACGATGATGATCATCTTGATGGAGCGTTTCTTGTAGGAGGGCATCCTGGGGACggggctggagaagctggaCTTGCAGAGCCTCTTGGCCATCAGGCAGTAGCACAGGACGATGACCAGGAAGGGGATCCCGAAGAGCAGGGCCATGACGGAGGAGCTGTAGTGCACGTAATGGTCGAACTCCTCGGGCTTGGTGGTGTCGTGGCACAGGGTGCTGTTGTCCTTGGAGCTGGTGGTGACAAAGATGAGGTTGGGGATGAGGCAGACGGTGACGACGAGCCAGGCGCCCAGGCAGGTGACGCGGGCGTGCTTGGTCTTCAGCCACTTGAGGGAGCGGATGGGGTGGCAGATGCCCAGGTAGCGATGGACACTGATgcaggtgaggagcaggatgctgctgtAGAGGTTGGCGTAGAAGAGGAAACGCACGATCTTGCAGAGCCCTTTCCCAAAGGGCCAATTGTTGCGGTCTGCATAGTAATAAACcaaggtggggagggagaggaggtaGAGGGTATCAGAGACAGCCAGGTTGAACATGTAGGTGGTGGTGGCGTTCCAGGGCCTCATCCTGCGGATGAACATCCACATGGCCCAGGAGTTGAGGGGCAGCCCCACCACGAAGACGAGGCTGTAGGAGATGGGCAGCAGGATGAACTTGAACTCCTCCTGGAAGACAcacttctcctccagctccaccGTGGTGTTTCCTCCAGGCCAGGGAGCCGCCGTCGGTGTCCAGAGGGCGAGTGGGAACGTCCTCACTGAGGCGTCCATGCTCTCCAGGAGCCAGATCTAGGGGAGCAGTTAGCAGCGTGTTAATCGGTCCCCGCCAGTGTCAGGCACAAAGCCTGGCAGGGAGCCAAAGGTGCCAGATTGTGTGTTTGTCCCCCCCCTCCAGGAGCTCCGGCCACTTTGATGGTTCTCTGGTTTTTCTCAGCTGGCGCTTTCGGGGCCCCGCGGGAGGGTTGACACATCCTCCCCTTGGCCACCCCCCCGCCAGGACACCCGTTCATCATCCCGCGGAGCCGCGGCAGTGACACCAGCGCCGCGTGGAGCCGGGAAGCGTGCCTGGGACACAGGACAGAGCCGGGGACAGAGGACAGAGCCGGCCCCGCCGGGCAGCAGCCCCACGGCGCGGCGAACAATGAGACCTTGATGAGCACCAGCAGCCCCCGGCCGGTGCCAGCCCAGCCGCTTGGAAGCTGCCTCAGCCTAATTGGCACCATCCTGACAATGCCGCTCGTCCCACAGGGCTCCTCGGCAGAAGAAAGGCgggaggagaagaaaggctTGTCTGGGGGGATGGCGTGGCcaggagaaatcctttggggGGTTGTTAAAGGAGCCTTTGGGAGAGGGTGTCCCCGGAGAGCCAGGGGCCTCTGGCTGCCCGGTATTCTCGGCAGGAGAGGGATGAGCTCAGCCCCCCGGGAGAGGAGCTGCACCGGGGCCAAGTCCCAGCCTGAGATGCCGCAAGTTCACCAGGCAGGCAGGACATTTCCCCCTGCACGGAGCTGGGATCAAAGGATGGGGTCTGCATCCTCCTGGACaacccagctccagggctgaGGCATGAGGGGGAGCTGGCAAAGGGCTGTGTTCACCCCTCGGGGTGGCTGAAGTTCACAGCCCCACTCCAATCAAAAGGGCTGAAGGAGCTCCTGCCACCATCGTGGTGACCAGTAAAAGACTGGTGCTTGTGCCTTGGCACCTCCACACCTGGCAGGGAGACTTTGGTGCAACCTCTTTGCTGGCGGAGGATGGATGCTCAGATGAGTAACCCGGGAGCAGGAGCACCCGTCGTGCAGCTGGCAGAGAGGAGGGCGAAGCCAAAATCTCATCTGACAGAGGGAGTGCTGGGGCATCTCCAGTTGCTGCTGGTCCAGAGCTCACCCTGGAGGTGATGGGTGCCAGGACAGAGGACTCAGAGGGTTGCTGTGTGTCCATACAGTGCTGTTGTTGTGATACGAGGTGGGAGGCAGCGTCCTCCCGGGCTCCTTCATCCCTTGGCTCCCTCACCATCCCTCTCCTATTTGCCTCTTGCCTTCATCACTGAGGTATGTGGCCTGAGATGGGGTGTGCCCTGCAGAGCCTCTCCTGGAGAGACATTCCTGAGCTTGCAGAGATGATCACCGAGGAGCCATCAGGCAgatgggctgcaggaggggccCCTCGGTGCCGCACGCACCTCCGTGCTCTCTGTTTGAGTTGTGGGCTGAGCCCCAGCTTGGGGCTCCCATCAAACACCCTTCCTTCCCCCGGCCTGGCTTTGTGACAAGGATGAGTCCAGAGAGCAACAGGCAGATCCTGATCAAACATTAACAGTGAGAAGAActtgctctgctttcccagacccaggaggaagaagcagcaggtaACCCTGAGCCTCGGGGTGCTGGTGCCAGTGGTGGTCCCACGGGTGCTGTGCTGGTTGTGCTGTTCCcagcccagcatctccccaagCCACCAGGCTGCTGAGGACACGAGGCACCAGGAGATTTGTTCCCTCTCCTAAGGTCTGGGTGCACACAAATGCAAAGAGAGCTCAGCCAGTGCCACGGGGTTCAGTGACCAAAGTCAGTGCCCGTGACATACATCTACAGACAGCTGAGATATGAAGAAACCAAGACATAAAAAGCAGCAGTCTGGGATGAGAAACAGATAAGGAAAAagcctgaggagctgcagggtgctgggctgctcagaAGAGAGCACAGGTACCTGGCTGCTGGTGAGGTGGCAAAGCCCCAGCAGGGTCAGTGCTCAGCAATGATTTAACAGTTCCTCTGCAAACTTCTTTGGAGAGAACCACCACGAAACAAAACATGCAAAAGAAGATGACATTTTTGGCAAGCTTTATCTCTacagctttcctgcttcctCAGCTTTCGTCCCCATCAAAAGCAGTGGTTTGAATTACTGATTTCTATCAGTCTGCCCTGAGGACGTGTCACCACCAGGTCCCTTCCCACTTCTcgctgctgtccccagcagggctCTCCCTGGCCACAGCCTCTCCAGGGGGGAATTTTCAAGGAGGGTTTGTCAACTGCAGCCACGCTGAGCTCTGAGACAAGCACTGcaggaaaaggacttggagcCAGGAGGGTGATGCCCGCTCCTCCCCTGCCCGTTTTGTGGATGTACAAGGTGGGGGATCCCTTATCCACAGCAAGAGCATCCCTCTGGGATGGGCCAGCACCACGGGAAGCAGTGAGGGTGCTGCAGAACACCTGCAGGGCCGGCAGAAAGGAGCAGGGTCTGGACCGTGTGTCCAGCAGGTTGGGACAGGGCGTGGGGACCGTGGTGGAGCCGGCAGGAGCTTCAGAAAGGGGACAGGAGAGCAGATCTTGGAGTGGAGCACAAAGTCACCAAGGGATGCCGGGCTCTGGTGAGCCTGGAGCACAGGGAAAAGAGCTTTTCTTCTCGGCTCAGCTTTTGGGTGTTGCAAAACAAGGGGAAATTATGCAAAACATCCTGCAGAAGGACCCTTGTCCCTAATCGCCACGTGGTTTGTGCAGCCAAAGCCCCGGCACAAGGGGAACGTGACCTAATTTCTTTCCAATCCTTTCCCTTTGACTGCAAGAGCAGCCAAAGCACGATCTGCAGGCGCTGCCCCGGCGCCGGTGCCTCCTCCCCGGGGACACCAGGGGGGTCGGGTGCTGCCTCGCTCCGAAGTGACCCCTTTCTTCAGT
The Heliangelus exortis chromosome 14, bHelExo1.hap1, whole genome shotgun sequence DNA segment above includes these coding regions:
- the P2RY4 gene encoding P2Y purinoceptor 4; this translates as MDASVRTFPLALWTPTAAPWPGGNTTVELEEKCVFQEEFKFILLPISYSLVFVVGLPLNSWAMWMFIRRMRPWNATTTYMFNLAVSDTLYLLSLPTLVYYYADRNNWPFGKGLCKIVRFLFYANLYSSILLLTCISVHRYLGICHPIRSLKWLKTKHARVTCLGAWLVVTVCLIPNLIFVTTSSKDNSTLCHDTTKPEEFDHYVHYSSSVMALLFGIPFLVIVLCYCLMAKRLCKSSFSSPVPRMPSYKKRSIKMIIIVLAVFAICFVPFHVTRTLYYTSRYFQADCRTLNIINFSYKITRPLASINSCLDPILYFMAGDKYRGRFRRGPAHRFRPTPTSDLALVSPSMDNITGDPRGTGMARSRGRC